Proteins encoded within one genomic window of Eurosta solidaginis isolate ZX-2024a chromosome 1, ASM4086904v1, whole genome shotgun sequence:
- the Su(fu) gene encoding suppressor of fused homolog, which produces MAASTVTSENIRIQPPLGLKALIDHFQNIYPDQPNPLQVTTILKYWLGGQDPLDYISMYNCEGDAERDIPPHWHYISFGLSDLHGDGRVHIRESNESNNRSGMGFELTFRLRKPDRETENGAEKDRPPTWPANLLQAIARYCFQTGNILYFGDNIPWRKSLDGSSISRLQNILIAQDPQLGSIQTNFGTVEFCQIVGVTDEELEQASRWNGRGVLGYLQQDVETGGKYLVTDMNRSHSVFELFPEFLSNLEDDLEKQGSDLAGVNAEFTFREMQECTHIKKEIDSNTLNEKCLIEENNCIEISDIKRSSNFPQSMSISSNSLHKSCPISYQSHTADTAILDGIEITLAPYAAKYLKLAIRDRIRHGRHFTFKAQHLALTFVAESVTGAAVNKSSPYGVIGYWIQVLISDELVPRMIETFDCLKIDDKSECKKRHEMHWPDFKLKLIIDDSIVIKSSYSVL; this is translated from the coding sequence ATGGCTGCGTCGACCGTCACATCAGAAAACATTCGAATACAGCCACCCTTAGGCTTAAAAGCTCTTATTGATCATTTTCAGAATATTTACCCAGATCAACCGAATCCTCTACAGGTGACAACTATATTAAAATATTGGCTTGGTGGCCAGGATCCCTTGGACTACATCAGTATGTACAATTGCGAAGGCGATGCTGAAAGGGACATTCCCCCTCACTGGCATTATATCAGCTTTGGTCTAAGTGATCTTCATGGAGATGGACGAGTGCACATCCGAGAAAGTAATGAATCCAATAACCGTTCTGGTATGGGCTTCGAATTAACTTTTCGACTTCGCAAACCAGACAGGGAGACTGAAAATGGCGCAGAAAAAGATCGGCCACCAACATGGCCGGCCAACTTATTGCAAGCAATTGCCCGCTACTGCTTTCAGACtggcaatattttatattttgggGACAACATCCCTTGGCGTAAGAGTCTAGATGGCAGCAGTATCTCACGTTTGCAAAACATTCTTATTGCTCAAGATCCACAACTCGGCtctattcaaacaaattttggtacAGTAGAATTCTGTCAGATAGTTGGTGTTACAGACGAAGAACTTGAACAAGCATCGCGTTGGAATGGACGAGGAGTATTAGGTTATCTTCAACAGGATGTGGAAACTGGAGGAAAATATTTGGTTACAGACATGAATCGTTCGCATAGTGTTTTTGAACTCTTTCCAGAATTCTTATCAAACTTGGAAGATGATTTGGAAAAGCAGGGTTCCGATTTGGCAGGTGTTAATGCTGAATTTACATTCCGCGAAATGCAAGAGTGCAcacatattaaaaaagaaattgattccAATACTTTGAATGAAAAATGCCTTATTGAGGAGAATAACTGTATAGAAATTTCGGATATAAAACGTTCATCTAATTTTCCGCAATCAATGTCAATTAGCAGTAATTCTTTACATAAATCGTGTCCTATTAGCTATCAATCTCATACAGCAGACACGGCAATATTAGATGGAATTGAAATAACTTTAGCTCCGTATGCAGCAAAATACCTTAAATTAGCAATAAGGGATCGAATACGACATGGTCGCCATTTCACTTTTAAAGCTCAACATTTGGCTTTAACGTTTGTAGCAGAATCTGTTACAGGAGCAGCTGTTAATAAATCTTCCCCATATGGTGTAATTGGATATTGGATTCAAGTTCTGATTTCAGACGAACTAGTTCCTCGTATGATTGAGACGTTTGATTGTTTAAAAATAGATGATAAAAGTGAATGTAAAAAACGTCATGAAATGCATTGGCCAGATTTTAAATTAAAGCTCATTATAGATGACTCTATCGTAATAAAGTCATCATATTCAGTCTTGTAA
- the LOC137238022 gene encoding uncharacterized protein: MDISEYIIEKVKENDCLYNLGSSDYKNLNKKLSIFENIGIALNLDGETCRKKWKSLRDTYKRRKRCALSPSGSAAGSATKSWKYMNAMQFLDDYPDSRKNVGNCDPGIINEHTDVYEKSTDCSNSSNREPLIVYESQINENSTDCSNSPNAIMDATFEPYIVYEPQLVDENSKPSNDKPARSYVAQNKNRKSKKQADAEVTSVFKDVLKECAKTIQEIACAPEQEKIRDSTSLLFESLAKTISSANLSQNNVRNIERKVVALVYEELGKTSVQ, from the exons ATGGATATAAgtgaatatatcatagaaaaagTTAAGGAAAACGATTGTTTATATAATCTTGGTTCTTcagattataaaaatttaaataaaaagctgtCGATATTTGAAAATATTGGCATAGCATTGAACTTGGATG GAGAAACATGTCGTAAAAAGTGGAAAAGTCTGCGAGACACTTATAAAAGACGTAAGCGCTGTGCGCTATCTCCTTCCGGGAGCGCCGCAGGAAGTGCTACAAAAAGTTGGAAATACATGAATGCAATGCAGTTTTTAGACGACTATCCTGATTCAAGAAA aaatGTTGGAAATTGTGATCCTGGCATAATTAACGAACATACTGATGTATATGAAAAGTCAACAGATTGCTCAAACTCTTCAAATCGTGAACCACTTATTGTATACGAATCGCAAATAAACGAAAATTCGACAGATTGTTCCAATTCTCCAAATGCAATTATGGATGCTACTTTCGAACCGTATATAGTATACGAACCACAGTTAGTTGACGAGAATTCCAAACCTTCAAATGATAAACCAGCTAGAAGCTATGTCGCTCAGAATAAGAACCGGAAGTCAAAAAAGCAAGCAGATGCCGAAGTTACTTCAGTTTTCAAGGATGTGCTAAAAGAATGCGCAAAAACAATCCAAGAGATAGCTTGTGCCCCTGAGCAAGAAAAAATACGGGATTCAACATCGCTTTTGTTTGAAAGCTTGGCGAAAACAATTTCCAGTGCCAACTTATCACAGAATAATGTGCGCAATATTGAAAGGAAAGTTGTTGCTTTAGTTTATGAAGAACTAGGAAAGACAAGTGTTCAATAA